GTGCGCCGGCTGTTGCACTGCCGCCATGCCTGAAGGAGGAGGCAACGAGCCGCCATGCCTGAAGGAGGAGGCAACGACCGTTCTGTGTGGTGATTCGGAGGTCAAAGCCGCCGCTAGCCCACCACCCCATGCTTCCAGGAGCAGGGCGCCAGCCGACCCGTGTGCCTCGGCCGTGGCCGCCGACCTCGACCTAGACTAGGTTGTGGCCGTGGCGGGCGCGAGGCTAGAGCCGCCGCTCTGTAGCAAGGAGGCGGCGAACAGCTTGGCCCAGGTCGCGGCGGCGGTGACCTGTGGGAACGGCGGCGGGGCCTGATCTCGACTGGATCGAGCATGGAAGGAAGATTCCCTTTTTTTGGAGGGAGGGTTCCTTTTGAAAAAAAAACCAGTCTAACATTGTCTATAGTGAACGTTATGCACcaatgtgggccccacatgtcataattGCGGTTAAAATGTGCAAATAGACCGATTAGCATTTTTTTGCAAAACATTAGGCTGAAAATCAGTGGTTTCTGGCCCAAATTCGTAAAGGGGTGTTTTCTGCAAACCTATGCgtcaatgtggtggttttttgcaattcactctaaACTAACCTGCCAGTGCACTTCTACATGGCCAACTTGATAGTACTAACCTGCCAGTCGTCTCTTTTGGATACTAGCAGATCAATGAAAGACTTCAAtatattcccgcaaaaaaaaaatggaAGACTTCAATATCACTGGAGCACAATGGAGCAGTTGGCTCGGTCTAATCAATCTGAAAGACAACTACAAGTTGGAAAGCATCTCTTTTTTCTGCGGGGTAAGTTGGAAAGCATCTAACCTTTGTATATGGTGGCAATCTGTGGAGAAATAAATGCAACTAGCTTGTGGTTTCTTGAAAGCATCCAAACCATTCCTCTCTTTTTTTCCTGGGATCCAAACCATCCCTCTAACGAACCCCGCTCATGGATTACCAGCTACGACACACGTTACCTGAGAGGTGAAAGCCACGAGCGCCCACAAGCACTACTCCACCAGCAGAGGAACAGGAACTCCGGTGCTCGACTCTCCACCTCCAGCCGGCCTGATGACGTCCGTGGCAGGTGATGCGATGAGGAGGAAGACGGCGTGTGTCACCGGAGGTGACGGATACATCGCCTCGGCCCTCGTGAAGATGCTGCTGCAAAAGGGATACACCGTCAAGACGACAATCAGAAAGTCCGGTTAGATCCTCGATCGCTCTCTATTGTGAATTTGTGATGTGATGAACCCTGAGCTGACAGGCACTGTTATTTGTTTTTTGGATCTCAGATGACATGGAGAATCACCCCCATCTCAAGGACTTGCAAGCGCTCGGTCCCTTAGAGGTCTTCCGCGCCGACCTGGAGGACGAGGGTAGCTTCGATGAGGCCGTGGCCGGCTGCGACTATGCCTTCCTCGTCGCGGCTCCGATGAACCTCCACGCGGAGAACCCTGAGGTAGAGCCTGACCAAACACTCTGTACTAGGGTCAGATTTGATTATGGAAAAGGCACTGTTTTTAGTTGGTTATATCTCATGGCAGAAAGAAGTGATCGAGCTGGCCGTCAGCGGAACCCTTAACGCAATGAGGTCGTGCGTGAGGGCGGGGACGGTGAAGCGCGTGATCCTGACATCGTCAGTGGCGGCTGTCGCCGGCCGGCCTCTGCCACTAGGAGACAGCCATGTCCTGGACGAGGAGTCCTGGAGCGACGTTGAGTACCTCAGAGTTACCAAGGCCGGCGGCTGGGTAGGCATGCACATTTTTTTAGTACTTCCGTTCCTTTTTAATTTTAATTAGGGCGGGTAGAAATCTGTCAAATAATGTGAATGTGATGACATGCTTGCGTGCCGTATCACAGGCCTACAATGTCTCAAAGGTGCTTATGGAAAAGGCGGCGCGGACTTTCGCGCAGGACAGCGGCATCAGCCTTGTTACGGTGTGCCCCGCCTTCACGGTTGGCGAGGCGCCGGCGACGATTGTCCACACCAGCGTCCCCGTTATCCTTTCTTTGCTGACTGGTGAGCCTGATACCAAGTCAAGATGCAACGATAATTAAAAGGGACCATTAGAGACTACTAATTCATCGAACGACGTGTGTGGTGAATGATTATCTCAGGTGACGACGAGAAGATTCGCAGCCTGGAACTCGTCGACAGGGCGTCTGGCTCGATCCCGATGGTCCATGTCCACGACCTCTGCCGCGCAAAGATCTTcttagccgaggaggaggctgcgtCAGGAAGATATATCTGCAGCAGCCTCGACACCACCCTCGCGGAGCTAGCCACCTTCCTGGCCGCCAAGTACCCACAGTATAACGTCAATACCGACAGGTGTGTGCCAACATCTATGGAAACACGGCAAGTTCCGATGCTCTCGATCGTGATTTGTGAATATATAGCGTGTATGTTTGTTATCAGGTTTGGTGGTCGCCCCGAGAAGTTGAGAGTCTGCATTTCGTCGGCGAAACTCATCAGGGAAGGGTTTGAGTTCAGGTACAAGGCGTTGGACGAAATATACGACGACGTCGTCAACTATGGAAGGTCCTTGGGAATCCTTCCGTACTAGCAGTTTAGCATGCATGATGAGCCTCTGTATTGGTTGGTTGGATGTCGGAACCAAGCTAAAGTTCAAATTTGCTTATACTAGCAAACACTGCCCGTGCGTTGCTTCACGTCGATTTTAATCCATGTATAATCTTTTTTTTCATATATACTGAAATGATCAAATACATAGTGTAAACATTTTTACACCGAAGACAACAGTAAGGTGAACATCGAGGCAGCACCGTGATGCCAAATAAACCAAATTTGCTGGGCCGACGCGAGTTCGAGGAGTGCTCTCTGCAAATGCCGCGGAAGGAGCGTACCAACGTGCAGGTGACTCAGTGTTCCTGTTTCTGCCGCACAAGGAGAAGATCAAAGGAGGCGTGGCTATGTTTGAAAGAGCTTGTTGAGCATGCTGAGTTTGAAGGAGTTCGGCTGGGGTCCACCAGCAGGCGTGACAATATTGGCGCGCAAAGTGTCTTTTTTAATTTCCGGTtgtgttgtttttattttttctgttCAGGAAAAGTGGGTCCGAGTTGTTTAGGGTTTCTGGAGTCACCCATATAAATAAAGGGTTGGCTGCCGGCCATTGTATCCTTAGGTTATGTTTTGAGTTAAGAAACATGATGTGTTTTCGAGGGTAAGATATCCATATCGAGTTTAGAGGGAGCTGTTCGAAAACCTCCGTGCTTGCTGATTCGTAAGGACTTGTGTTTGTGTATCGGGGAGTAGAATCTATTCTGCTCGGCGATCGGAGTTGTCCGGGTATGCCATGAAAGATCGGGCCTAAAAACCATTTGGGTCACGTTGATCCTTATCACTGTGGCCAGCAAAAAATTGCAGTTGATTGTCCAGGTCGAAGAGTGAAGCAGGGTGCTGCTGCTTTCGTTCATCGAGACGGCCGCGCATGTCCACATCAACTTCAGCATTTCCCTCACGCGGCCTCTCTTCAGGTTCTGTTGTGGCACTTCAGTGATACAACAGGAGTCCGTTCTACCAATTCGAATTGTCGTGGTATCAAGTCTGCAACAAGGAACCGGGGTTCCATAGCCGACATGGTGATCGTGGGTGTTAAGGGAGAGGGCTCCGGTGACGGGATTGCACACAGTTTACCTAGCTTCAGATCACGCAACGGTGGCGAGATCCTACGTGCTGCTATAACTCACTATAAGGCGAAGTATGGTGTGCCAACTTACAATGAGAGAGATTGTTTGATTCACCATCTAaactgttgggtaacatagcagaattttaaaaaaattctacgcgtcaccaagatcaatctatggagtcatctagcaacgagggagaggggagtgcatctacatacccttgtagatcgcgcgcggaagcgttcaagagaacgggattgatggagtcgtactcgccgtgatccaaatcaccgatgacctagcgccgaacggacggcacctccgcgttcaacacacgtacggttgggaagacgtctcctccaacttgatccagcaagggggaaggagaggttgattgagatccagcagcacgacggcgtggtggtggaagcaacggtgatctcggcagggcttcgccaagctcagggagagggagaagtgtcacgggagggagagggaggcgccaggggctagggcgtggctgccctccctccccccactatacataggacccctaggggggcgccggccctaggagatgcaatctccaagggggggtggcggccaaggggggtggagtgccccccaagccaagtggggcgcccccacccctagggtttccaaccctaggcgcaggaggaggcccaaggagggcgcaccagcccactaggggctggttccccttccacttcagcccatggagccctccgggataggtggccccacccggtggacccccgggacccttccggtggtcccggtacaataccgattagccccgaaactttcccgatggccgaaactcgacttcgtatatataaatcttcacctccggatcattccggaactcctcgtgatgcccgggatctcatccgggattccgaacaactttcgggttaccgtatactaatatctcaacaaccctagcgtcaccgaaccttaagtgtgtagaccctacgggttcgggagacacgcagacatgaccgagacgactcttcggtcaataaccaacagcgggatctggatacccatgttgtctcccacatgctcctcgatgatctcatcggatgaaccacgatgtcgaggattcaatcaatcccgtatacaattccctttgtcaatcggtacgttacttgcccgagactcgatcgtcggtatgccaatacctcgttcaatctcgttaccggcaagtcactttacttgtaccgtaatgcatgatcccgtgatcaaccacttggtcacattgagctcattatgatgatgcattatcgagtgggcccagagatacctctccgtcatacggagtgacaaatcccagtctcgattcgtgccaacccaacagacactttcggagatacccgtagtgtacctttatagtcacccagttatgttgtgacgtttggcacacccaaagcactcctacggtatccgggagttgcacaatctcatggtctaaggaaatgatacttgacattcggaaaagctatagcaaacgaactacacgatctttgagctatgcttaggattgggtcttgtccatcacatcattctcctaatgatgtgatcccattatcaatgacatccaatgtccatagtcaggaaaccatgactatcttttgatcaacgagctagtcaactagaggctcactagggacgtgttgtggtctatgtattcacacatgtattacgatttccggataacacaattatagcatgaacaatagacaattatcatgaacaaagaaatataataataaccattttattattgcctccagggcatatttccaacagtctcccacttgcactagagtcaatagtctagttacattgtgatgaatcgaacacccatgcagttctggtgttatcatgttttgctctagggagaggcttagtcaacggatctgccacattcaggtccgtatgcactttaaaaatatctatgtctccattttgaatactttcacgaatggagttgaagcgacgcttgatatgcctgatcttcctgtgaaacctgggctccttggcaagggtaatagctccagtgttgtcacagaagagagtcatcgggcccgatgcattgggtatgactccttggtcggtaatgaactccttcacccagattacttcttgtgctgcctctgaggctgccatgtactccgcttcacatgtagatcccgccacaacgctttgcttgcaactgcaccagcttacttccccaccattcaaaatatacacgtatccggtttgtgacttcgagtcatctagatctgtgtcgaagctagcatcgacgtaaccctttaagacgagctcttcgtcacctccataaacgagaaacatatccttagtcctcttcaggtacttcaggatattctcgaccgctgtccagtgttccatgtcgggattactttgggaccttcctaccaaacttacggcaaggtttacatgaggtctggtacacaacatagcatacatgatagaccctatggccgaggcataggggacgacactcatcttttctctatcttctgccgtggttgggcattgagccgtgctcaatctcgtaccttgcaatataggcaagaaccccttctttgactgatccatattgaacttcttcaatatcttgtcaaggtacatactctgtgaaagaccaatgaggcgtctcgatctatctctatagatcttggtgcctaatatgtaagcagcttctccaagatccttcattgaaaaacacttgttcaagtaggcctttatgatttccaagaattctatatcatttcccatcaacagtatgtcatccacatacattatgagaaatgctacagagctcccactcactttcttgtaaatgcaggcttctccataagtctgcgtaaacccaaacgctttgatcatttcatcaaaactaatgttccaactccgagatgcttgcaccagcccatagatcgagcattggagcttgcacaccttgtcagcattcttaggatcgacaaaaccttccggctgcatcatatacaattcttccttaaggaaaccattaaggaatgccgttttgacgtccatttgccatatctcataatcatagaatgcggcaattgctaacatgattcggacgaacttcagcttcgctatgggtgagaaagtctcatcgtagtcaaccccttgaacttgtcgataacccttagcgacaagccgagctttgtagatggttacattaccatccgcgtctaccTTATtcttccatttattttctatggctcgccgatcatcgggcaagtcagtcaaagtccatacttcgttttcacacatggatcctatctcggatttcatggcttccagccatttgttagaatccgggcccgccatcgcttcttcatagttcgaaggttcaccgttgtctaacaacatgatttccaagacaggattgccgtaccactctggtgcggaacgtgtccttgtggacctacgaagttcaatagcaacttgatctgaagtttcatgatcatcatcattaacttcctctctagtcggtgcaagcaccttaggaacattttcctgagttgcgccactctccgcttcaagaggcaatacttcatcaa
The window above is part of the Triticum aestivum cultivar Chinese Spring chromosome 2A, IWGSC CS RefSeq v2.1, whole genome shotgun sequence genome. Proteins encoded here:
- the LOC123186652 gene encoding anthocyanidin reductase ((2S)-flavan-3-ol-forming)-like produces the protein MTSVAGDAMRRKTACVTGGDGYIASALVKMLLQKGYTVKTTIRKSDDMENHPHLKDLQALGPLEVFRADLEDEGSFDEAVAGCDYAFLVAAPMNLHAENPEKEVIELAVSGTLNAMRSCVRAGTVKRVILTSSVAAVAGRPLPLGDSHVLDEESWSDVEYLRVTKAGGWAYNVSKVLMEKAARTFAQDSGISLVTVCPAFTVGEAPATIVHTSVPVILSLLTGDDEKIRSLELVDRASGSIPMVHVHDLCRAKIFLAEEEAASGRYICSSLDTTLAELATFLAAKYPQYNVNTDRFGGRPEKLRVCISSAKLIREGFEFRYKALDEIYDDVVNYGRSLGILPY